A genome region from Pseudodesulfovibrio alkaliphilus includes the following:
- a CDS encoding response regulator: MSEIRVMLVDDEPAFLNTLKKRLVHRKFSVSTAQCGEECLALLKQAPVDVVILDVKMPVMDGIEVLGEIVRRMPRVAVVLLTGHADSATAVGGIEGGAFDYLLKPVAIDDLVNAIQGAYESKQLGGSSGSKASKRD, encoded by the coding sequence ATGAGCGAGATACGCGTAATGCTGGTGGATGACGAGCCCGCCTTTCTGAACACTCTCAAGAAACGGTTGGTTCACCGGAAGTTTTCCGTATCCACAGCCCAGTGCGGAGAGGAGTGTCTGGCCCTGCTGAAGCAGGCCCCTGTGGATGTGGTTATTCTGGATGTCAAGATGCCTGTCATGGACGGCATCGAGGTCCTGGGAGAGATCGTCCGGCGCATGCCACGCGTCGCCGTAGTGCTGCTCACGGGCCACGCCGACTCGGCCACAGCCGTGGGCGGCATTGAGGGGGGGGCCTTCGACTACCTGCTCAAGCCCGTGGCCATCGACGATCTCGTCAACGCCATCCAAGGGGCATACGAATCAAAACAGCTTGGGGGCTCCTCCGGCTCCAAGGCATCGAAACGGGATTGA
- a CDS encoding sensor histidine kinase, with the protein MSAMRRRLVACLVPKFLKPHNSSLVRQGFLDYRSLWLLAIALLAVVSLLPLCTLTAIDYALTGQVARSEQVLRTVRTASNARRTVTYFLDERRSVLEFTLREETFDLMKDPEHLAQVLRNMRAGFNGIVDLGLLTEDGVQVSYAGPFDLQDRSYKDMPWFKTAMEKGAYISDVFLGFRNIPHAIVAVRGETRTGRPYLLRATLDTLAFSNMLASLEAGNSGDAFIINGGGILQTPSKTYGAISQVAGIPVPAFSERTDHFVTTDSRGVELLVAYAYIKASPFILCVVKPTSEAMVGWLQPRMDLLWLAGISLVVIVTAIYVISTYMTNAIYDSNLRQAQVMERMEQTGRLASIGRLAAGVAHEINNPLAVISERAGLVRDMLTLPGREADPGLVDNIDIVLESVERCGQITKQLLGFACKIDLTIEKLDLGRVVRGVLRFLEKEAEYRSIDINVDIPSDLPPIHSDRGKLQQITLNLVTNALQAMKSGGRMAIAANLGKDRDVILRFSDTGCGIAPEHLSRIFDPFFTTKGNHEGSGLGLSITYGLVRKLGGAISVESEINKGTTFFVSLPLRMEEQGVGTEDTVG; encoded by the coding sequence ATGAGCGCAATGCGGCGGCGTCTGGTTGCCTGCCTGGTGCCCAAATTCCTGAAACCGCACAACAGCTCGCTGGTCAGACAGGGGTTTCTCGATTATCGGTCGCTGTGGCTGCTCGCCATTGCGCTGCTTGCCGTGGTGTCGCTGCTGCCGCTTTGCACTCTCACGGCCATAGACTACGCCCTGACAGGGCAGGTGGCGCGTTCGGAACAGGTGCTGCGAACCGTACGCACCGCGTCCAACGCCCGACGCACCGTGACCTATTTTCTGGATGAGCGGCGCTCGGTGCTGGAATTCACCCTGCGCGAGGAGACCTTCGACCTGATGAAAGACCCCGAGCATCTGGCCCAGGTGCTCAGAAACATGCGCGCCGGTTTCAACGGCATCGTGGACCTTGGGCTGCTCACCGAGGATGGCGTTCAGGTGTCCTATGCCGGCCCGTTCGACCTTCAGGACCGCTCCTATAAGGATATGCCGTGGTTCAAAACAGCCATGGAGAAAGGGGCCTACATCAGCGACGTGTTTCTGGGGTTTCGCAACATCCCCCACGCCATTGTGGCAGTGCGCGGCGAGACCCGAACAGGACGCCCCTATCTGTTGCGGGCCACGCTGGACACCCTGGCCTTCTCCAACATGCTCGCCTCCCTTGAGGCGGGAAACAGCGGCGACGCCTTCATCATCAACGGGGGAGGCATACTCCAGACGCCGTCCAAGACCTATGGGGCCATCTCACAGGTGGCGGGCATTCCGGTGCCCGCATTCAGCGAGCGCACGGACCATTTCGTCACTACGGACAGCAGAGGGGTGGAGCTTCTGGTGGCCTATGCCTACATCAAGGCGTCGCCGTTTATCCTCTGCGTGGTCAAGCCCACCTCCGAGGCCATGGTCGGCTGGCTGCAGCCGCGAATGGACCTGCTCTGGCTCGCGGGAATCAGCCTGGTGGTCATTGTCACAGCCATCTATGTCATTTCCACCTACATGACCAACGCCATTTACGACTCCAACCTGCGTCAGGCCCAGGTCATGGAGCGCATGGAGCAGACGGGCCGGCTCGCCTCCATCGGCCGCCTGGCCGCAGGCGTGGCGCACGAAATCAACAACCCTCTGGCGGTCATTTCCGAGCGGGCCGGGCTCGTCCGCGACATGCTCACCCTGCCGGGACGCGAGGCAGACCCCGGGCTGGTGGACAACATAGACATCGTTCTGGAGTCCGTGGAGCGCTGCGGCCAGATCACCAAGCAGCTCCTCGGCTTTGCCTGCAAGATCGATCTGACCATCGAGAAACTGGACCTGGGCCGTGTGGTCCGCGGCGTACTCCGCTTTCTGGAAAAAGAGGCCGAGTACCGCAGCATAGACATTAATGTGGACATTCCGTCCGATCTGCCGCCTATTCATTCCGACCGAGGCAAACTGCAGCAGATCACCCTGAACCTCGTGACCAACGCGCTACAGGCCATGAAGTCCGGTGGGCGCATGGCCATAGCGGCAAACCTTGGCAAGGACCGGGATGTCATTTTGCGTTTTTCGGACACGGGTTGCGGCATTGCCCCAGAGCATCTGAGCCGCATTTTCGATCCCTTTTTCACCACCAAGGGCAACCACGAGGGCTCCGGCCTCGGTTTGTCCATAACCTATGGACTGGTCAGGAAACTCGGGGGGGCCATCTCCGTCGAAAGCGAGATAAACAAGGGCACGACGTTTTTCGTCTCCCTGCCCCTGAGAATGGAGGAGCAAGGTGTCGGCACTGAAGATACTGTTGGTTGA
- a CDS encoding hybrid sensor histidine kinase/response regulator produces MDDSILPNQRTDAPLDILLVDDETGFRESVAQRLQLRGISPRTAGSGEECLEIMASQPAPVLVLDVRLPGMNGLETLRRLKDGYPDAEVVLITGHATTSDGVQGMKDGAFDYLIKPVEIDQLARKVRQAHDTVIRREERRREAAFRTQVAQRMAETERLASLGTLAAGVAHEINNPVAIMIQEAEWLMDLLQDDDQGRINPAELRQSLQIIQTQGNRCREITHNLLHFARKAETRRQSMSLNAMVMELREIMERQAAKHHIILEIRLAPNLPELVASPSEIQQILLNLVNNAISAMEDKGGRIQIATAVEVRADIGKTLLLRVEDTGPGIAEADISRIFDPFFTTKPVGKGTGLGLSVCYGIVARMGGDISVQSAPDQGAAFSVHLPLQAPGITPQARPDPS; encoded by the coding sequence ATGGACGATTCCATACTTCCAAACCAGCGGACCGACGCGCCCCTGGACATCCTGTTGGTGGACGACGAGACGGGCTTTCGCGAAAGCGTGGCCCAGCGCCTCCAACTGCGAGGCATTTCGCCCAGGACAGCCGGTTCGGGCGAAGAATGCCTCGAGATCATGGCCAGCCAGCCAGCCCCGGTGTTGGTTCTGGATGTCCGGCTCCCGGGCATGAACGGCCTTGAGACCCTCAGGCGCCTCAAGGACGGGTATCCCGATGCCGAGGTGGTGCTCATCACCGGCCACGCCACAACCTCCGACGGAGTGCAGGGCATGAAGGACGGGGCCTTCGACTACCTGATCAAACCTGTGGAAATCGACCAGCTGGCCCGGAAGGTACGGCAGGCCCACGACACCGTCATCCGGCGTGAGGAGCGCCGCCGCGAGGCGGCCTTCCGCACCCAGGTGGCGCAGCGCATGGCCGAGACCGAACGGCTGGCCTCCCTGGGTACTCTGGCGGCCGGGGTGGCTCACGAGATCAACAACCCGGTGGCCATCATGATCCAGGAAGCCGAATGGCTCATGGATCTGCTGCAAGACGACGACCAAGGCCGGATCAATCCCGCGGAACTGCGCCAATCCCTCCAGATTATCCAGACTCAGGGGAACCGATGCCGGGAAATCACCCACAACCTGCTCCACTTCGCCCGCAAGGCCGAGACCCGGCGGCAATCCATGAGCCTCAACGCCATGGTCATGGAGCTTCGCGAAATCATGGAGCGTCAGGCCGCGAAGCACCATATCATCCTCGAAATCAGGCTGGCCCCGAACCTGCCCGAACTCGTGGCGTCCCCTTCAGAAATCCAGCAGATACTCCTCAACCTCGTCAACAACGCCATTTCGGCCATGGAGGACAAGGGCGGACGCATCCAGATCGCCACGGCCGTGGAAGTTCGCGCCGACATAGGCAAAACGCTTCTGCTCCGGGTGGAAGACACCGGACCCGGTATTGCCGAAGCCGACATCTCCAGGATATTCGACCCCTTTTTCACCACCAAACCTGTGGGCAAGGGCACGGGGCTTGGCCTGTCCGTCTGCTACGGCATCGTCGCCAGGATGGGGGGCGATATCTCGGTGCAAAGCGCCCCGGACCAGGGCGCCGCCTTTTCGGTCCACCTGCCCTTGCAAGCGCCTGGCATCACACCGCAGGCGCGGCCCGACCCATCGTGA
- a CDS encoding DUF1634 domain-containing protein, with translation MSQHTDPDIRPMPEQIIYANILGMGAYLGILVMVVTYILYVTGIIGAHIELEMVVRNWHLNVQQFIQVTNAPRGWGWVALLGKGDYLNFLGMALLALLTIVCYLVLLPGFVRRKDWTYFGICVAEVVVLSLAASGIFGSGGH, from the coding sequence ATGAGTCAGCACACCGATCCCGATATCCGGCCAATGCCGGAGCAGATCATCTACGCAAACATCCTCGGCATGGGTGCCTATCTGGGGATTCTGGTCATGGTTGTCACTTACATTCTTTATGTGACCGGCATCATTGGTGCACATATCGAGCTGGAAATGGTTGTCCGCAACTGGCACCTCAACGTGCAGCAATTCATCCAGGTGACCAACGCCCCTCGCGGTTGGGGCTGGGTGGCGCTCCTCGGAAAAGGGGATTATCTCAACTTCCTGGGCATGGCCCTGCTGGCCCTGCTGACCATCGTCTGCTACCTCGTGCTGCTGCCAGGTTTCGTGCGGCGCAAGGATTGGACCTATTTCGGCATATGCGTGGCCGAAGTGGTGGTATTGTCTCTGGCGGCCTCGGGCATATTCGGCAGCGGTGGACACTAG
- a CDS encoding response regulator: protein MSALKILLVDDEEKFVSALAQRLALRGFVAEWAVSGAEALAKASRTTFDLAILDVKMPRLGGVDLKRELSRIMPGTRFIFFTGHGSEDEFKVCSAEASCYLVKPMPIDELVVNIHRVMGISPKEN, encoded by the coding sequence GTGTCGGCACTGAAGATACTGTTGGTTGACGATGAGGAAAAGTTTGTTTCGGCCCTGGCCCAGCGGCTTGCTCTGCGGGGCTTTGTGGCCGAATGGGCAGTGTCCGGCGCCGAGGCCCTGGCCAAGGCATCCCGCACCACGTTCGATCTGGCGATCCTGGACGTGAAAATGCCGCGCCTTGGGGGCGTGGATCTCAAGCGCGAGTTGAGCCGGATCATGCCGGGTACGCGGTTCATCTTTTTCACAGGACACGGCAGCGAGGACGAGTTCAAGGTCTGTTCGGCCGAGGCCTCCTGCTATCTGGTCAAGCCGATGCCCATCGACGAACTGGTGGTCAACATCCACCGGGTCATGGGCATTTCGCCCAAGGAGAATTGA
- the der gene encoding ribosome biogenesis GTPase Der: MLPIVALVGRPNVGKSTLFNRLLRKSRAITHDLPGVTRDRIYGECQMGDVKFDLVDTGGMVLESEATPELSKDFEDEIFEQAREAITEAHAILFVVDGRQGLTPLDEQAAEFVRRSGKPVMVLVNKVDGHEFAAQSTAEFHGLGLPLMPVSAAHGYNLHEVRERVRRFVLDLGMDTAGEEDTVERGLRLTMLGRPNAGKSSLINRIIGTDRLIVSDVAGTTRDSIDVTFERQDKRYTFVDTAGVRRRANIQDHLEKISVIRALKNSKRSDVTILVIDITLGVGRQDKRLIEFLAKEKTPFMVVVNKADLIPRGETRRALEAFREELRIIPHVPLVMTSAHKGVGIGKIIPLAETLRRECEIRITTGALNRALAQVVEKLQPPVVKRRRPKFFYVTQADEPIPTFVFFCNDHTLVRESYTRYLENQFRKLLGITSAPVNIVFRSSHDKKEWEKSRGISALGKRGPGRERIGGAKTRRHEDKYKALKSKRHRAERDKKEK; the protein is encoded by the coding sequence ATGCTGCCCATCGTCGCCCTTGTGGGACGCCCCAATGTTGGCAAATCCACTCTTTTCAACCGGCTGCTTCGCAAGTCGCGGGCCATCACCCACGATCTGCCCGGCGTGACCCGCGACCGTATCTATGGCGAATGCCAGATGGGCGATGTCAAGTTCGACCTGGTGGATACAGGCGGCATGGTTCTCGAGTCCGAGGCCACGCCGGAACTGAGCAAGGACTTTGAGGACGAGATTTTCGAGCAGGCCCGCGAGGCCATTACTGAAGCCCATGCCATCCTCTTCGTGGTGGACGGCAGGCAGGGACTGACGCCGCTGGACGAGCAGGCCGCCGAGTTCGTACGCCGCAGCGGCAAGCCGGTCATGGTTCTGGTCAACAAGGTGGACGGCCACGAGTTCGCGGCCCAGAGCACGGCCGAGTTCCATGGGCTGGGGCTGCCTTTGATGCCGGTTTCCGCCGCCCACGGCTATAATCTGCATGAAGTGCGGGAGAGGGTGCGCCGCTTCGTTCTTGATCTGGGAATGGACACGGCCGGGGAGGAGGATACCGTGGAGCGGGGCTTGCGCCTGACCATGCTCGGCCGTCCCAATGCGGGCAAGTCCTCCCTCATCAACCGCATCATCGGCACGGACAGGCTCATCGTCAGCGACGTGGCCGGCACCACCCGCGACTCCATCGACGTGACCTTCGAGCGCCAGGACAAGCGCTACACCTTTGTGGACACGGCCGGGGTGCGCAGACGCGCCAACATTCAGGATCACCTGGAAAAGATCAGCGTCATCCGGGCCCTCAAGAATTCCAAACGCTCGGACGTGACCATCCTGGTCATTGATATAACCCTGGGCGTGGGCCGACAGGACAAACGGCTGATCGAGTTTCTGGCCAAGGAGAAAACGCCCTTCATGGTGGTGGTCAACAAGGCGGACCTTATTCCTCGCGGCGAGACCAGACGGGCCCTGGAGGCGTTTCGCGAGGAACTGCGCATCATCCCGCATGTGCCCCTGGTCATGACCTCGGCCCACAAGGGCGTCGGTATCGGCAAGATCATTCCCCTGGCCGAGACCCTGCGTCGTGAGTGCGAAATCCGCATAACCACCGGGGCGCTCAATCGCGCCCTGGCCCAGGTGGTGGAAAAGCTCCAGCCCCCGGTGGTCAAGCGGCGCAGGCCCAAGTTCTTCTATGTGACCCAGGCGGACGAGCCCATCCCGACCTTTGTTTTCTTTTGCAATGACCATACCTTGGTCCGGGAATCCTACACCCGCTATCTTGAGAACCAGTTCCGCAAGCTGCTGGGCATCACTTCCGCGCCAGTGAACATCGTCTTTCGGTCCAGCCATGACAAAAAGGAATGGGAGAAGAGCAGGGGTATTTCTGCCCTGGGCAAACGCGGGCCTGGCCGCGAGCGCATCGGCGGGGCCAAGACGCGCCGCCACGAGGACAAATACAAGGCTCTCAAGAGCAAACGCCACCGTGCTGAGCGGGACAAGAAAGAGAAATAG
- a CDS encoding sulfite exporter TauE/SafE family protein, which produces MRGFNFTLPPIAWATAGTLVSLTLLVFLMSDPAAAAGAAEGAAVAAMDTQPWWFWPLVLLVFCFVLGIIAVLAGVGGGVLYVPLVSGFFPFHLDFVRGAGLMVALAGALAAGPGLLRRNLASLRMALPMALIASASSIGGAVLGLHLSQLNPDILQICLGTTIVGIAVLLLMSKNSAIPDIKKQDALGMAFGIGGTYFDESMNQKVSWKTHRTPQALITFILIGILAGMFGLGAGWANVPVFNLMMGAPLKISVATSKFLLSITDTSAAWIYINQGCVIPLMAIPSIIGLMLGSFVGVRLLSIAKPKFIRYMVIVVLLFAGLKAIDKGLHIGLLG; this is translated from the coding sequence ATGCGCGGATTCAACTTCACATTGCCACCCATTGCCTGGGCAACAGCGGGCACCCTGGTCTCGCTCACACTCCTTGTCTTCCTCATGTCCGACCCGGCGGCGGCCGCCGGGGCCGCCGAAGGGGCCGCGGTGGCCGCCATGGACACACAGCCCTGGTGGTTCTGGCCCCTGGTGCTGCTGGTGTTCTGTTTTGTCCTGGGCATCATCGCCGTGCTGGCGGGAGTGGGGGGGGGCGTTCTCTATGTCCCTCTGGTCAGCGGCTTTTTCCCTTTTCATCTCGACTTTGTGCGCGGTGCGGGCCTGATGGTCGCCCTGGCCGGAGCCCTGGCCGCCGGGCCGGGGTTGCTGCGACGCAATCTGGCCAGTCTGCGCATGGCGCTTCCCATGGCCCTCATCGCCTCGGCCAGCTCCATCGGCGGGGCCGTTCTCGGCCTGCACCTTTCCCAGCTCAACCCCGACATCCTCCAGATCTGCCTGGGTACCACCATTGTCGGCATAGCGGTTCTGTTGCTCATGAGCAAAAATTCGGCCATACCGGACATCAAAAAGCAAGACGCTCTAGGCATGGCCTTTGGCATAGGCGGCACCTACTTTGACGAATCCATGAACCAGAAAGTCTCCTGGAAAACCCACCGCACCCCCCAGGCCCTGATTACTTTCATCCTCATCGGCATACTGGCGGGCATGTTCGGCCTGGGTGCCGGCTGGGCCAACGTGCCGGTGTTCAACCTGATGATGGGCGCACCGCTGAAAATATCCGTGGCCACCAGCAAGTTCCTCCTTTCCATCACCGACACCTCGGCCGCCTGGATCTACATCAATCAGGGTTGCGTCATTCCGCTGATGGCCATTCCCTCCATCATCGGGTTGATGCTCGGCTCCTTTGTGGGCGTGAGGCTGCTCAGCATAGCCAAGCCCAAATTCATCCGCTACATGGTGATTGTGGTCCTTCTCTTTGCGGGGCTCAAGGCCATCGACAAGGGATTGCACATCGGACTGCTCGGTTAG
- a CDS encoding response regulator, translating into MRILLVDDEVGFVEALAERLLLRGFRPVVALDATQALRTLEAESFDAMVLDLRLPDANGAEVLRHARRHCPAMSVHVLTGHGTDLDRELCLGLGAVSFINKPIGVEKLALLLRGEEEAV; encoded by the coding sequence ATGCGAATCCTTCTTGTTGACGATGAGGTCGGGTTTGTGGAGGCCCTTGCGGAACGGCTGCTCCTGCGAGGGTTCCGCCCTGTGGTCGCTCTCGACGCGACCCAGGCGCTGCGCACCCTGGAGGCGGAGTCTTTCGACGCCATGGTTCTGGATCTGCGTCTGCCGGACGCAAACGGTGCAGAGGTGCTGCGCCATGCCAGGAGACATTGCCCGGCCATGTCCGTGCATGTGCTCACCGGCCACGGCACGGACCTGGATCGCGAGCTGTGTCTCGGCCTGGGAGCTGTTTCATTTATCAACAAACCGATCGGTGTGGAAAAGCTCGCCCTGCTCTTGCGTGGCGAAGAGGAGGCGGTATGA
- a CDS encoding response regulator, which yields MSDKKITVLLVDDKAEFLETLAERVRLKGFNTLEAATGAEAVRLAAENDIDLAVIDLKLPDMDGLDVITRLKRDKPGLETLLLTGYGSDKLREASDALNTAYFEKQDMSGFWAFLAGFSRRPAFLVVDDEEAFLDTVAQRVLLKGFEVFTASSGAEALEIAAREKIDFAVVDLKLGDMDGLDLITRLKREQPGMQTMLLTAFGSDKLREATMALNTEYFEKQSMGSFWAFLKRVPRRIEDAMAAAGMATGGDLDNAEAIDKSSRK from the coding sequence ATGAGTGACAAGAAAATAACCGTCCTTCTCGTGGACGACAAGGCAGAATTTCTGGAAACCCTGGCCGAACGCGTGAGGCTCAAGGGCTTCAACACCCTGGAGGCAGCGACCGGGGCCGAAGCCGTCAGGCTGGCCGCGGAAAACGACATTGATCTGGCCGTGATTGATCTCAAGCTGCCGGACATGGACGGGCTCGACGTTATCACCCGGCTGAAGAGGGACAAGCCCGGACTGGAGACTCTCCTGCTCACGGGCTACGGCAGCGACAAGTTGCGCGAGGCCAGCGACGCTCTGAACACCGCCTATTTCGAGAAGCAGGACATGAGCGGCTTCTGGGCCTTCCTGGCCGGTTTTTCCAGGCGTCCCGCATTCCTGGTGGTAGATGACGAGGAAGCCTTTCTGGACACCGTGGCGCAGCGCGTGTTACTCAAGGGCTTCGAGGTGTTCACGGCCAGCAGCGGTGCCGAAGCCCTCGAGATCGCAGCCAGGGAGAAAATCGATTTCGCCGTGGTGGACCTCAAGCTCGGCGATATGGACGGCCTGGATCTGATCACCCGGCTCAAGCGCGAGCAGCCGGGGATGCAAACCATGCTGCTCACGGCTTTTGGCAGTGATAAGCTGCGCGAGGCAACCATGGCTCTGAATACCGAATACTTCGAGAAGCAGAGCATGGGCAGCTTCTGGGCGTTTCTCAAGCGCGTGCCCCGGCGTATCGAAGACGCCATGGCCGCGGCGGGCATGGCGACGGGCGGCGACCTGGACAACGCCGAGGCTATCGACAAGAGTAGTCGCAAATAG
- a CDS encoding sigma-54-dependent transcriptional regulator, with product MSRRIILLVDDDESFRDTLVQRMESRGFDVVAVSSGAEALRLAATKEPALAVVDMRMPDMDGLETIARLHEMRPGMRTALLTGFGGNTLRQAAQDQHTEYFEKQNMSRLWERLESLKEEPAAESTVVPGAGMDRPGEERSIIGQTKAMQQLKRDVDMVAALDCTVLLLGETGTGKELLSRTIHRKSSRTRGRFLAVNCGSFSHDLLSRELFGQEPEAGGGRGSTGLFEAASGGTILFDEVGDTPLPMQSQLLRMLQDRTIHRVGGGQEVHVDVRIMATSNQDLKAKIRAGQFREDFYYRLNVFTLHVPPLRERRDDIPPLCNYFLACYNQSFDMKVDGFDTEVLDLLMDYPYPGNVRELESIVERGVIVRREGLIRREDLPRRFQKSGVSPAKTAPGRPHGERLPTLAEIEEEHIRRVMAAVGHNKLEAAKVLGISRAGLWRKLKKMDEAEAAAE from the coding sequence ATGAGCAGACGCATTATCCTTCTCGTAGACGACGACGAAAGCTTCCGGGATACCCTGGTACAACGCATGGAGAGCCGCGGCTTCGACGTTGTCGCCGTATCAAGCGGCGCCGAAGCCTTGAGGCTGGCCGCCACAAAGGAACCCGCCCTGGCTGTGGTGGATATGCGTATGCCGGATATGGATGGTCTGGAAACCATCGCCAGACTCCATGAAATGCGACCGGGGATGCGCACCGCCCTGCTCACGGGCTTTGGCGGAAATACCCTGCGTCAGGCGGCCCAGGATCAGCACACCGAGTACTTTGAGAAGCAGAATATGTCGCGGCTATGGGAACGCCTGGAGAGCCTGAAGGAAGAGCCGGCGGCGGAGTCCACCGTAGTTCCGGGTGCAGGCATGGACAGGCCCGGCGAGGAACGCAGCATCATCGGCCAGACCAAGGCCATGCAGCAGCTCAAGCGCGACGTGGACATGGTGGCGGCTCTGGACTGCACCGTGCTGCTCCTGGGTGAGACGGGCACTGGCAAGGAGTTGCTGTCACGCACCATCCACCGCAAGAGTTCGCGTACGCGGGGCCGGTTTCTTGCTGTGAACTGCGGCTCGTTCTCCCACGACCTGCTCTCAAGGGAGTTGTTCGGCCAGGAGCCCGAGGCGGGTGGCGGCCGGGGCAGCACCGGCCTGTTTGAGGCCGCCTCCGGGGGCACCATTCTCTTCGACGAGGTGGGAGACACTCCCCTGCCCATGCAAAGCCAGCTGCTGCGCATGTTGCAAGACCGCACCATCCACCGCGTGGGCGGGGGGCAGGAGGTGCATGTGGACGTGCGCATCATGGCCACCTCCAACCAGGATCTCAAGGCCAAGATCCGCGCAGGCCAGTTTCGCGAGGATTTCTACTACCGGCTCAACGTCTTTACCCTGCATGTGCCTCCCTTGCGGGAACGGCGCGATGACATACCCCCGCTGTGCAACTACTTTCTGGCCTGTTACAACCAGTCATTTGACATGAAAGTTGACGGGTTCGACACCGAGGTCTTGGATCTGCTCATGGACTATCCCTATCCCGGCAACGTCCGCGAGCTGGAAAGCATCGTTGAACGAGGAGTCATTGTCCGGCGCGAAGGGTTGATCCGCCGTGAGGATCTGCCCAGGCGTTTTCAGAAATCCGGGGTTTCTCCCGCGAAAACGGCTCCGGGCCGTCCGCATGGCGAACGCCTGCCTACCCTGGCCGAGATCGAAGAGGAGCACATCCGACGGGTTATGGCCGCAGTGGGGCACAACAAGCTCGAAGCGGCCAAGGTTCTCGGCATCAGCCGCGCCGGGCTCTGGCGCAAGCTCAAGAAGATGGACGAGGCCGAAGCGGCCGCGGAATAG